A stretch of the Janthinobacterium sp. B9-8 genome encodes the following:
- a CDS encoding MaoC family dehydratase — MSYYIEDLQPDLSAEYRKTLTEADIVLFAGLSGDNNPMHIDEEFAATTRFGGRIAHGMLSASLISTVIGTRLPGPGAIYMGQNLKFLKPVKIGDTVTALVTVIEVNQEKQRVRLLTECWVKGEKVIDGDALVWVPRRPV, encoded by the coding sequence ATGAGCTATTACATTGAAGATTTGCAGCCGGATTTAAGCGCTGAATATCGCAAAACGCTGACAGAGGCAGATATTGTCTTGTTCGCTGGGCTCTCTGGCGATAATAACCCCATGCATATTGACGAAGAATTTGCGGCGACCACCCGCTTTGGTGGCCGTATTGCACACGGCATGCTGAGCGCCAGCCTTATTTCTACTGTTATCGGTACCCGACTGCCCGGCCCTGGTGCCATTTATATGGGGCAAAATTTAAAGTTTTTAAAGCCGGTTAAAATTGGCGATACCGTGACGGCTTTAGTGACGGTGATTGAAGTAAATCAGGAAAAACAACGCGTTCGTTTGCTCACAGAATGTTGGGTAAAGGGCGAAAAAGTGATTGATGGTGATGCCTTGGTGTGGGTGCCTCGTCGTCCGGTATAA
- a CDS encoding dienelactone hydrolase family protein, which produces MRITFWFCLLSVLALPVRAERVLIPGAEIILSAKYLPPPFPEAGPAAAVLLLHGCNGLQATGINPRPDRMASLLQEKGYGVLMLDSFAARDLQEICSVPLSKRTISPRMRAEDARHALEWLKTRKEIDGDRLGVIGWSHGASAVLALLGQKQPSVRAAVGFFPSCSSYLLRDKYQVTAPLLLLVGEEDEWTPAEPCRALVARADQPTFRLITYPDAFHDFDNFGLKTDDVKRVAMGASSVAIAFNPEASSDAYRRTFKWLSPWLDLNRMPVVPPATRHGGVVQSKTPGP; this is translated from the coding sequence ATGCGAATTACTTTCTGGTTTTGCCTGCTCAGTGTGCTTGCTTTGCCTGTGAGGGCTGAGCGTGTCCTGATTCCCGGTGCAGAGATCATTTTGTCTGCAAAGTACTTGCCTCCTCCTTTTCCTGAGGCTGGCCCCGCTGCTGCTGTTTTATTGCTGCATGGCTGTAATGGTTTACAAGCGACGGGTATTAACCCACGCCCGGATCGTATGGCGAGCCTTTTGCAGGAAAAAGGCTATGGCGTACTGATGCTCGATAGCTTTGCAGCCCGGGATTTGCAGGAAATTTGCAGCGTGCCGCTGAGTAAACGCACAATAAGCCCAAGAATGCGGGCAGAAGACGCTCGCCATGCGCTGGAATGGCTAAAAACGCGTAAAGAAATAGATGGTGATCGCCTAGGCGTGATCGGCTGGTCGCATGGCGCTAGCGCTGTATTGGCCTTGCTTGGCCAAAAGCAGCCTTCTGTGCGAGCGGCGGTTGGTTTTTTCCCATCTTGCAGCTCTTATTTATTGCGGGATAAGTATCAAGTCACCGCACCGCTCCTGCTTTTGGTAGGGGAGGAAGATGAGTGGACGCCTGCGGAGCCTTGCCGTGCTTTAGTTGCCCGGGCCGACCAGCCTACTTTCCGCTTAATTACTTACCCAGATGCGTTTCATGATTTTGATAATTTCGGTTTAAAAACGGACGATGTAAAACGAGTGGCGATGGGGGCTTCCAGCGTGGCAATTGCGTTTAATCCCGAGGCAAGCTCTGATGCATACCGGCGTACTTTTAAATGGCTTTCGCCTTGGCTTGATTTAAATCGCATGCCTGTTGTGCCACCTGCTACTCGTCATGGTGGCGTAGTGCAGAGTAAAACTCCCGGCCCCTAG